One genomic region from Streptomyces sp. NBC_00582 encodes:
- a CDS encoding uridine kinase family protein has product MRCPRPSKPPGPAIHQLAARLRRLPPSCGPVRLIGIDGHAGSGKSTFAGRLAEALGGAPVLHLDDIASHAELFAWTGRLLAEVIEPFGRGETAHYSPYDWRERGFGPPRSLPAAPVVLIEGVGAGRRALRPHLACLLWLEMTREEAWERGRSRDGEEQREFWDGWVRAETHHFSDDPSRPYAGLLVRQLSEGYEVLPGPLRDPAGHPDVTHREGPPAMW; this is encoded by the coding sequence ATACGGTGTCCCCGCCCTTCCAAGCCCCCAGGACCCGCCATCCACCAGCTCGCCGCCCGGCTCCGCCGCCTGCCCCCGTCCTGCGGCCCGGTCCGTCTGATCGGGATCGACGGGCACGCGGGCTCGGGGAAGTCCACCTTCGCGGGACGGCTGGCCGAGGCGCTCGGCGGGGCGCCCGTGCTGCACCTCGACGACATCGCGAGCCATGCGGAGCTGTTCGCGTGGACCGGGCGACTGCTGGCCGAGGTGATCGAGCCGTTCGGCCGCGGCGAGACCGCGCACTACTCCCCCTACGACTGGCGCGAGCGCGGCTTCGGCCCGCCCCGGTCGCTGCCCGCGGCCCCGGTCGTCCTGATCGAGGGGGTCGGCGCGGGCCGCCGCGCCCTGCGTCCCCATCTCGCCTGTCTGCTGTGGCTGGAGATGACGCGCGAGGAGGCCTGGGAGCGCGGCAGGTCGCGGGACGGGGAGGAGCAACGGGAGTTCTGGGACGGCTGGGTCCGGGCGGAGACGCACCACTTCTCGGACGACCCTTCGCGCCCTTATGCCGGGCTGCTGGTACGGCAGTTGAGCGAGGGGTACGAGGTACTGCCGGGGCCGCTGCGAGACCCTGCCGGACACCCCGATGTCACCCACCGTGAGGGACCACCCGCGATGTGGTGA
- a CDS encoding peptidase C39 family protein encodes MSSFEQSSRQSRPAQAPGGAEQPSRRTLLAAAVAVAVAGGPGAAAAQAAPGPGEIPDEMSPAGTPDATPPAVTPDPAPLAEIPAAGSAPARPVDLRSWFTYADWSSGSARGTRAVAGERPGLVLDGSLGTFAYADPHTGSTADWEYATWTSPVHRLAVPATEAIASWNASTPAGTWLQVELRATYSDGGDTPWYVMGRWASGDQDIKRTSVDGQTDGRSTVWTDTLAVDDTATGLRLTSYRTRLTLYRRPGTTAVPTVWRLGVMGSGIPDRFTVPASAPGPAHELAVPRYSQEIHQGQYPQYDNGGEAWCSPTSSQMIIEYWGGRLTPAQLEWVDPSYADPQVCHAARYTYDHQYAGCGNWPFNAAYAATFDGLRGVVTRLTSLTDLETLIAAGIPAMTSQSFLKEELTGAGYGTAGHLMTVIGFTAAGDVIANDPYSADDASVRRVYARRQFENIWLRTKRHNAAGKVVSGSGGVCYLYFPVRPSARQCAALKAVGVAV; translated from the coding sequence ATGAGCAGCTTCGAACAGTCCTCGCGGCAGTCCCGGCCCGCTCAGGCCCCGGGGGGAGCCGAGCAGCCCTCCCGCAGAACGCTCCTCGCCGCCGCGGTCGCCGTCGCGGTGGCGGGCGGCCCGGGAGCGGCCGCGGCCCAGGCCGCCCCCGGCCCCGGCGAGATCCCGGACGAGATGTCGCCGGCCGGGACCCCGGACGCCACGCCCCCGGCCGTGACGCCGGACCCCGCGCCCCTGGCCGAGATCCCGGCCGCGGGGTCCGCCCCCGCCCGGCCCGTCGACCTCCGCTCCTGGTTCACGTACGCCGACTGGAGCTCCGGCTCGGCCCGGGGCACCCGCGCCGTCGCGGGCGAGCGGCCCGGCCTGGTCCTCGACGGCTCCCTCGGCACCTTCGCCTACGCCGACCCGCACACCGGGTCCACCGCCGACTGGGAGTACGCGACCTGGACGTCCCCCGTCCACCGGCTCGCCGTGCCCGCCACCGAGGCGATCGCCTCCTGGAACGCGAGCACCCCGGCCGGCACCTGGCTCCAGGTGGAGCTGCGGGCGACGTACTCCGACGGCGGCGACACCCCCTGGTACGTGATGGGGCGCTGGGCCTCCGGCGACCAGGACATCAAGAGGACCTCGGTCGACGGCCAGACCGACGGCAGGAGCACGGTCTGGACCGACACCCTCGCCGTCGACGACACCGCGACGGGCCTGCGCCTCACCTCGTACCGCACCCGGCTGACCCTGTACCGCCGTCCGGGCACGACGGCCGTCCCGACGGTGTGGCGACTGGGCGTGATGGGTTCCGGCATCCCGGACCGCTTCACCGTCCCGGCCTCGGCCCCCGGTCCGGCGCACGAGCTGGCGGTCCCGCGCTACTCGCAGGAGATCCACCAGGGGCAGTACCCGCAGTACGACAACGGCGGCGAGGCCTGGTGCAGCCCCACCTCCTCCCAGATGATCATCGAGTACTGGGGCGGCCGGCTCACCCCCGCGCAGCTCGAGTGGGTCGATCCGTCCTACGCCGACCCGCAGGTGTGCCACGCCGCCCGGTACACCTACGACCACCAGTACGCCGGCTGCGGCAACTGGCCGTTCAACGCCGCCTACGCGGCCACCTTCGACGGACTGCGGGGCGTGGTCACCCGGCTGACCTCCCTCACCGACCTGGAGACGCTGATCGCGGCCGGCATTCCCGCCATGACCTCCCAGTCCTTCCTCAAGGAGGAGCTCACCGGGGCGGGGTACGGCACCGCCGGTCATCTGATGACCGTGATCGGGTTCACGGCCGCGGGCGATGTGATCGCCAACGACCCCTACTCGGCGGACGACGCCTCGGTGCGGCGGGTGTACGCGCGGCGGCAGTTCGAGAACATCTGGCTCAGGACCAAGCGCCACAACGCGGCGGGCAAGGTCGTCTCCGGGAGCGGCGGGGTGTGCTACCTGTACTTCCCGGTGCGGCCGAGCGCGCGTCAGTGCGCGGCGCTGAAGGCGGTGGGCGTGGCGGTGTGA
- a CDS encoding SCO1431 family membrane protein — MTAHAAPAARTRTGGPRDDGPKIAEHLMGWVLVAVVAMLVTRLGLL; from the coding sequence ATGACCGCACACGCAGCCCCCGCCGCCCGCACCCGTACCGGCGGCCCGCGCGACGACGGCCCGAAGATCGCCGAGCACCTGATGGGCTGGGTCCTCGTCGCGGTCGTCGCGATGCTGGTGACCCGGCTGGGACTGCTCTGA
- a CDS encoding TetR/AcrR family transcriptional regulator yields MNISQQRDAVRPRARGTERSLARRAELITIGRKLFADTSYDALSMDDIARQAHVAKGLIYYYFQSKRGYYLAIVQDSVADLVSFAASGLELPQVDRVQRTIDGYLRYAEHNQAAFRTIVSGGVGFDTEVHAIRDGVRAAIVATIAEGAYGESDIPPLPRMALLSWVCSVEGATLDWIDRPELSREVMRDLLVKTLGGVLRAIEEIDPAFPAPKPARRD; encoded by the coding sequence TTGAATATCAGCCAACAGCGCGACGCCGTCCGTCCCCGGGCGCGGGGAACCGAGCGCTCACTGGCGCGCCGCGCCGAACTCATCACCATCGGGCGCAAGTTGTTCGCCGACACGTCCTACGACGCGCTCTCGATGGACGACATCGCCCGGCAGGCGCATGTCGCCAAGGGGCTGATCTACTACTACTTCCAGTCCAAGCGCGGCTACTACCTGGCCATCGTCCAGGACTCCGTCGCCGATCTGGTCTCCTTCGCCGCGAGCGGTCTGGAACTGCCCCAGGTGGACCGCGTCCAGCGCACCATCGACGGCTATCTGCGCTACGCCGAGCACAACCAGGCCGCCTTCCGCACGATCGTCAGTGGCGGAGTCGGCTTCGACACCGAGGTGCACGCCATCCGTGACGGGGTGCGCGCGGCGATCGTCGCGACCATCGCCGAGGGCGCGTACGGCGAGAGCGACATCCCGCCGCTGCCCCGGATGGCCCTGCTCTCCTGGGTGTGCAGCGTCGAGGGCGCCACCCTCGACTGGATCGACCGTCCCGAGCTCTCCCGCGAGGTCATGCGCGACCTGCTGGTGAAGACCCTCGGCGGAGTGCTGCGCGCGATCGAGGAGATCGACCCCGCCTTCCCGGCGCCGAAGCCGGCCCGCAGGGACTGA
- a CDS encoding glycoside hydrolase family 18 protein, with amino-acid sequence MHTPLRPRPRTLLAAGCCVALGAGLLAGAGTATADAPGPAQARPGSKVVGYFTDWGIYGRQYYVKNIETSGSADRLTHINYAFGNVTDGKCALGDPWADTDKPFTAEESVDGVADTADQPLSGNFNQLRKLKKLHPHLKVVWSFGGWSWSGGFGEAAKDPAAFAQSCYDLVENSKWADVFDGIDIDWEYPNACGLTCDTSGREAFRDVMKALREKFGKRDLVTAAITADATDGGRIDATDYAGAARYVDWYNPMTYDYFGTWAATGPTAPHSPLHSYPGIPQQGFDTADTIAKLKGLGIPARKLLLGIGFYGRGWTGVTQAAPGGTATGPAAGTYEDGNEDYKVLKTKCPATGTVGGTAYAKCGNDWWSYDTPKTIKGKMKYKDAQHLGGTFFWELSGDTANGELIHAIH; translated from the coding sequence ATGCACACCCCGCTCCGCCCCCGCCCCCGGACGCTTCTGGCCGCCGGCTGCTGCGTCGCCCTCGGCGCCGGCCTGCTCGCCGGCGCGGGCACCGCCACCGCCGACGCGCCCGGTCCGGCCCAGGCCCGTCCCGGGTCCAAGGTCGTGGGCTACTTCACCGACTGGGGCATCTACGGCCGCCAGTACTACGTCAAGAACATCGAGACCTCCGGCTCCGCCGACCGGCTCACCCACATCAACTACGCCTTCGGCAACGTCACCGACGGCAAGTGCGCCCTCGGCGACCCCTGGGCGGACACCGACAAGCCGTTCACGGCGGAGGAGTCGGTGGACGGCGTCGCCGACACCGCGGACCAGCCGCTCAGCGGCAACTTCAACCAGCTCCGCAAGCTGAAGAAGCTGCACCCCCACCTCAAGGTCGTCTGGTCCTTCGGCGGCTGGAGCTGGTCCGGCGGCTTCGGCGAGGCGGCCAAGGACCCGGCGGCCTTCGCGCAGTCCTGCTACGACCTGGTCGAGAACTCCAAGTGGGCGGATGTCTTCGACGGCATCGACATCGACTGGGAGTACCCCAACGCCTGCGGTCTGACCTGCGACACCAGCGGCCGCGAGGCCTTCCGGGACGTCATGAAGGCGCTGCGGGAGAAGTTCGGCAAGCGGGACCTGGTCACGGCGGCCATCACCGCCGACGCGACCGACGGCGGCAGGATCGACGCGACGGACTACGCGGGCGCGGCCCGGTACGTCGACTGGTACAACCCGATGACGTACGACTACTTCGGCACCTGGGCCGCCACCGGGCCCACCGCACCGCATTCGCCGCTGCACTCCTACCCCGGCATACCGCAGCAGGGCTTCGACACCGCCGACACGATCGCCAAGCTCAAGGGCCTGGGCATCCCCGCGCGCAAACTGCTGCTCGGCATCGGTTTCTACGGACGCGGCTGGACCGGTGTCACCCAGGCGGCGCCGGGCGGCACGGCCACCGGGCCCGCGGCGGGGACGTACGAGGACGGCAACGAGGACTACAAGGTCCTCAAGACCAAGTGCCCCGCGACCGGTACCGTCGGCGGCACCGCCTACGCCAAGTGCGGCAACGACTGGTGGAGTTACGACACCCCGAAGACCATCAAGGGGAAGATGAAGTACAAGGACGCCCAGCATCTGGGCGGCACGTTCTTCTGGGAGCTCAGCGGGGACACGGCCAACGGCGAGCTGATCCACGCGATCCACTGA
- a CDS encoding acyl-CoA dehydrogenase family protein yields MSERARAPVDRLLPTEEARELLALVRDIARREIAPVAAEEEDAGRFPRELFTLLSASGLLGLPYDSRYGGGDQPYEVYLQVLEELAAARLTVGLGVSVHTLAAHALAAHGTDAQRAAHLPAVLGGGLLGAYCLSEPSSGSDAAALRTRAVRDGGDWVIDGTKAWTTHGGIADFYTVLARTGGEGPRGITAFLVPGDADGLTAAPPERKMGLKGSPTAQLHFDGVRVSDARRLGEEGQGFAIALAALDSGRLGIAACAVGLAQAALDEAVAHAGLRRQFGRPLADFQGLRFLLADMATRVESGRALYLAAARARDAGRPFARQAAMAKLHCTDAAMQLTIDAVQVLGGSGYTADFPVERHLREAKALQIVEGTNQIQRMVIARHLLGPQSR; encoded by the coding sequence ATGAGCGAGCGCGCGCGGGCACCGGTGGACCGCCTCCTGCCCACCGAGGAGGCGCGGGAACTGCTCGCCCTCGTCCGGGACATCGCCCGCCGGGAGATCGCCCCGGTGGCGGCCGAGGAGGAGGACGCGGGACGCTTCCCGCGCGAGCTGTTCACCCTCCTGTCCGCATCCGGGCTGCTCGGACTGCCGTACGACTCCCGCTACGGCGGTGGCGACCAGCCGTACGAGGTCTACCTCCAGGTCCTGGAGGAACTCGCCGCGGCCCGGCTCACCGTGGGGCTCGGGGTCAGCGTCCACACCCTGGCCGCCCACGCCCTCGCCGCCCACGGCACGGATGCCCAGCGCGCCGCCCATCTGCCTGCGGTGCTCGGCGGCGGGCTGCTCGGCGCGTACTGCCTGTCCGAACCGTCCTCCGGATCGGACGCGGCCGCGCTGCGCACCCGGGCCGTGCGGGACGGCGGGGACTGGGTGATCGACGGCACCAAGGCCTGGACCACCCACGGCGGGATCGCCGACTTCTACACCGTCCTGGCGCGCACCGGCGGCGAGGGCCCGCGCGGGATCACCGCCTTCCTGGTCCCCGGCGACGCCGACGGCCTCACCGCCGCGCCGCCGGAGCGGAAGATGGGCCTGAAGGGCTCGCCCACCGCCCAGCTCCACTTCGACGGCGTGCGCGTGTCCGACGCGCGCCGTCTCGGCGAGGAGGGCCAGGGCTTCGCGATCGCGCTGGCCGCCCTGGACTCCGGGCGGCTCGGCATCGCGGCCTGCGCGGTCGGCCTCGCCCAGGCGGCCCTGGACGAGGCCGTCGCCCACGCCGGCCTGCGCCGGCAGTTCGGACGGCCCCTCGCCGACTTCCAGGGGCTGCGCTTCCTGCTCGCCGACATGGCGACCCGCGTCGAGTCGGGCCGCGCCCTGTATCTGGCGGCGGCACGGGCGCGGGACGCCGGCCGGCCGTTCGCCCGGCAGGCGGCGATGGCGAAACTGCACTGCACGGACGCCGCGATGCAGCTCACCATCGACGCCGTGCAGGTTCTCGGCGGATCCGGCTACACCGCCGACTTCCCCGTGGAACGCCATCTGCGCGAGGCGAAGGCCCTGCAGATCGTCGAGGGCACGAACCAGATCCAGCGGATGGTCATCGCCCGTCATCTGCTGGGCCCGCAGTCTCGCTGA
- a CDS encoding phosphotransferase family protein produces the protein MTTAPRPRTTTRDPEELTRRLTAWLGTRLPGARAARVTVPASNGLSSETLLFDVEHPEPPLLRCALRLAADPAAYTVFPVYDMVRQYRTLRLVAEHTDVPVPRVLWLEEDPGPLGAPFFVMERVEGRVPPDVMPYTYEGNWLHAASDAERERLEAATIGLLARLHDQVPLSEAEFLAHPGEGDALRRHVTAQRAYYDWVIGGLARSPLIEDAFDRLEDLWPKDPGPPVLSWGDARIGNIVYDGFEPAAVLDWEMAALAPREVDLGWTVYLHRFFQDLTVASGQRGLPGFLRRDRVEERYARLTGHPPRDMDFHTLYAALRHAVVMLRIAYRQVHFGEVAVPADPDTLILHHGSLRAMVQGSYWEAGS, from the coding sequence ATGACCACGGCACCGCGACCCCGCACCACCACCCGGGACCCCGAGGAGCTGACCCGCCGGCTCACCGCCTGGCTCGGCACCCGGCTGCCGGGCGCCCGGGCGGCCCGCGTGACCGTACCCGCCTCCAACGGACTGTCCAGCGAGACCCTGCTCTTCGACGTCGAGCATCCCGAACCACCGTTGCTCCGCTGCGCGTTGCGGCTCGCGGCGGACCCGGCGGCGTACACCGTGTTCCCCGTGTACGACATGGTCCGCCAGTACCGCACCCTGCGGCTGGTGGCCGAGCACACCGACGTACCCGTACCGCGCGTGCTGTGGCTGGAGGAGGACCCGGGCCCGCTCGGCGCGCCCTTCTTCGTGATGGAACGCGTCGAGGGACGGGTCCCGCCCGATGTGATGCCCTACACCTACGAGGGGAACTGGCTGCACGCCGCGAGCGACGCGGAGCGCGAGCGGCTGGAGGCCGCGACGATCGGCCTGTTGGCCCGGCTCCATGACCAAGTACCGCTGAGCGAGGCCGAGTTCCTCGCGCATCCCGGTGAGGGCGACGCCCTGCGCCGCCATGTCACGGCCCAACGTGCCTACTACGACTGGGTGATCGGCGGACTCGCCCGGTCACCGCTGATCGAGGACGCCTTCGACCGGCTGGAGGACCTGTGGCCCAAGGACCCGGGCCCACCCGTCCTCAGCTGGGGCGACGCACGCATCGGCAACATCGTCTACGACGGCTTCGAGCCCGCCGCCGTCCTCGACTGGGAGATGGCGGCGCTCGCCCCGCGCGAGGTCGACCTCGGCTGGACGGTCTACCTGCACCGCTTCTTCCAGGATCTGACGGTCGCCTCGGGACAGCGCGGACTGCCCGGCTTCCTGCGCCGCGACCGGGTGGAGGAGCGGTACGCGCGGCTCACCGGGCATCCGCCCCGCGACATGGACTTCCACACCCTGTACGCGGCGCTGCGGCACGCCGTCGTCATGCTGCGGATCGCCTACCGCCAGGTCCACTTCGGCGAGGTGGCCGTCCCGGCGGACCCGGACACACTGATCCTGCACCACGGCAGCCTGCGGGCCATGGTGCAGGGCAGCTACTGGGAAGCGGGCTCCTGA
- a CDS encoding Lrp/AsnC family transcriptional regulator: MEELDRHIVQLLVKDGRMSYTDLGKATGLSTSAVHQRVRRLEQRGVIRGYAAVVDPEAVGLPLTAFISVKPFDPSAPDDISDRLAGVPEIEACHSVAGDENYILKVRVATPHELEELLSRIRALAGVSTRTTVVLSTPYEARPPRI; encoded by the coding sequence ATGGAGGAGCTGGACCGCCACATCGTGCAGCTGCTCGTCAAGGACGGGCGGATGAGTTACACCGACCTGGGCAAGGCCACGGGCCTGTCCACGTCGGCCGTGCACCAGCGGGTGCGCCGGCTGGAACAGCGCGGCGTGATCCGGGGCTACGCGGCCGTCGTCGATCCCGAGGCCGTCGGACTGCCCCTGACCGCCTTCATCTCGGTGAAACCGTTCGACCCCAGCGCGCCCGACGACATCTCCGACCGACTGGCCGGCGTGCCCGAGATCGAGGCCTGTCACAGCGTGGCGGGCGACGAGAACTACATCCTCAAGGTGCGGGTGGCCACCCCGCACGAGCTGGAGGAGCTGCTCAGCCGGATCCGCGCCCTCGCTGGGGTGTCGACCCGGACGACCGTCGTGCTCTCCACTCCCTATGAGGCGCGGCCGCCGCGTATCTGA
- a CDS encoding amidohydrolase: MSERTPEPKTVLLRRGEVHSPADPFATAMVVERGQVAWVGSEGAADAFADGVDEVVDLDGALVTPAFTDAHVHTTSTGLALTGLDLSSAPTLTAALALVRDFAAARPQDKVLLGHGWDASRWPEGRAPRRDELDEAAGGRPLYLSRIDVHSAVVTTALLELAPRARTEPGYADREPLTRDAHHAVRAAAFAAVTPAQRAEAQRAALAHAASLGIGSVHECGGPEISSEDDFTGLLRLAAEESGPRVVGYWAARDVDRARELGALGAAGDLFVDGALGSHTACLHSPYTDAAHTGTAYLTAADVAAHVVACTEAGLQAGFHAIGDAAVTTVVDGTRAAAEKIGLARIRAARHRVEHAEMLTPETVAAFAELALTASVQPAFDSLWGGEDGMYARRLGAERARTLNPFAALLRAGVPLAFGSDSPVTPLDPWGTVRAAAFHRTPEHRVSVRAAFTAHTRGGWRAVGRDDAGVLVPGAPADYAVWRTDELIVQAPDDRVARWSTDPRSGTPGLPDLTPGTDLPVCLRTVVAGRTVFVRPGE; encoded by the coding sequence ATGAGTGAGCGCACACCCGAGCCGAAGACCGTCCTGCTCCGCCGCGGCGAGGTCCACAGCCCCGCCGATCCGTTCGCGACCGCGATGGTCGTCGAGCGCGGCCAGGTCGCCTGGGTCGGCTCGGAGGGCGCGGCCGACGCCTTCGCCGACGGCGTCGACGAGGTGGTCGACCTGGACGGCGCCCTCGTCACCCCCGCCTTCACCGACGCCCACGTCCACACCACCTCGACGGGCCTCGCCCTGACCGGCCTCGACCTGTCGAGCGCCCCCACCCTCACGGCGGCCCTCGCCCTCGTCCGGGACTTCGCCGCCGCCCGCCCGCAGGACAAGGTGCTGCTCGGGCACGGCTGGGACGCCTCCCGCTGGCCCGAGGGGCGCGCCCCCCGGCGGGACGAGCTGGACGAGGCCGCCGGTGGCCGGCCGCTCTACCTCAGCCGGATCGACGTCCACTCGGCCGTGGTGACCACCGCCCTGCTGGAGCTGGCGCCCCGGGCCCGCACCGAGCCCGGCTACGCGGACCGCGAGCCGCTCACCCGGGACGCCCATCACGCCGTACGGGCCGCCGCGTTCGCAGCCGTGACGCCCGCGCAGCGCGCCGAGGCCCAGCGGGCCGCCCTCGCGCACGCCGCCTCCCTCGGTATCGGTTCCGTCCACGAGTGCGGCGGCCCCGAGATCTCCTCCGAGGACGACTTCACCGGCCTGCTCCGGCTCGCCGCCGAGGAGAGCGGCCCGAGGGTCGTCGGATACTGGGCCGCCCGCGATGTCGACCGGGCCCGGGAGCTGGGCGCGCTCGGCGCCGCCGGGGACCTGTTCGTCGACGGCGCCCTCGGCTCCCACACGGCCTGTCTGCACAGCCCCTACACCGACGCCGCCCACACCGGCACCGCCTACCTGACCGCCGCCGACGTCGCCGCCCATGTGGTCGCCTGCACCGAGGCGGGCCTCCAGGCGGGCTTCCACGCGATCGGCGACGCCGCCGTGACCACCGTCGTCGACGGCACGCGGGCGGCCGCCGAGAAGATCGGCCTCGCCCGGATCCGCGCCGCCCGCCACCGCGTCGAGCACGCCGAGATGCTGACGCCCGAGACCGTCGCCGCCTTCGCCGAACTGGCCCTGACCGCCTCCGTGCAGCCCGCCTTCGACTCCCTGTGGGGCGGCGAGGACGGCATGTACGCCCGGCGGCTGGGCGCGGAGCGGGCCCGCACCCTCAACCCCTTCGCGGCCCTGCTGCGGGCCGGCGTCCCGCTCGCCTTCGGCTCCGACAGCCCGGTCACCCCGCTCGACCCCTGGGGCACGGTCCGCGCCGCCGCCTTCCACCGCACCCCCGAACACCGCGTCTCCGTACGCGCCGCCTTCACCGCCCACACCCGGGGCGGCTGGCGGGCCGTCGGCCGGGACGACGCGGGCGTCCTCGTCCCCGGCGCACCCGCCGACTACGCGGTCTGGCGCACCGACGAACTGATCGTCCAGGCCCCCGACGACCGGGTCGCCCGCTGGTCCACCGACCCCCGCTCGGGCACCCCCGGCCTGCCCGACCTCACCCCCGGCACCGACCTGCCCGTGTGCCTGCGCACGGTGGTCGCCGGGAGGACGGTGTTCGTACGGCCGGGCGAGTGA
- the fxsA gene encoding FxsA family membrane protein, protein MTTGAPIPTYPVSGPGPGSAPARPRRSRLRTFLPLGLAAWLVLEIWLLSTVAAATSGFVVFLLLVAGFVLGSVVIKRAGRRAFRNLNEALQRGGSPSKGSGNGLMMLGGLLLMIPGLLSDAAGLLLLLPPVQKAVSSYTERKLLAAATPGSLGDAFQQARIHRPDGKVVQGEVVRDEE, encoded by the coding sequence ATGACGACTGGCGCTCCGATCCCGACGTACCCCGTTTCCGGCCCCGGCCCCGGCTCCGCTCCCGCCCGCCCCCGGCGCTCCCGCCTGCGGACGTTCCTGCCGCTGGGGCTCGCCGCGTGGCTGGTGCTGGAGATCTGGCTGCTGTCCACGGTGGCGGCCGCGACGAGCGGGTTCGTGGTCTTCCTGCTCCTCGTCGCCGGTTTCGTCCTCGGCTCCGTGGTCATCAAGCGCGCGGGCCGCCGCGCCTTCCGCAACCTGAACGAGGCCCTCCAGCGCGGTGGTTCCCCGTCGAAGGGCTCCGGCAACGGCCTGATGATGCTCGGCGGTCTGCTCCTGATGATCCCGGGCCTGCTCTCCGACGCGGCCGGCCTGCTCCTGCTGCTCCCTCCGGTCCAGAAGGCGGTCAGCTCCTACACCGAACGCAAGCTCCTCGCCGCCGCCACCCCCGGCTCCCTGGGCGACGCCTTCCAGCAGGCCCGCATCCACCGCCCGGACGGCAAGGTGGTCCAGGGCGAGGTCGTCAGGGACGAGGAGTAA
- a CDS encoding RNA polymerase-binding protein RbpA, with the protein MSERALRGTRLVVTSYETDRGIDLAPRQAVEYACEKGHRFEMPFSVEAEIPPEWECKVCGATALLVDGDGPEEKKAKPARTHWDMLMERRTREELEEVLEERLAVLRSGAMNLAVHPRDSRKSA; encoded by the coding sequence ATGAGTGAGCGAGCTCTTCGCGGCACGCGCCTCGTGGTGACCAGCTACGAGACGGACCGCGGTATCGACCTGGCCCCGCGCCAGGCCGTGGAGTACGCATGCGAGAAGGGGCACCGGTTCGAGATGCCCTTCTCGGTCGAGGCGGAGATCCCGCCGGAGTGGGAGTGCAAGGTCTGTGGTGCCACCGCACTCCTCGTGGACGGCGACGGCCCTGAGGAGAAGAAGGCCAAGCCCGCGCGTACGCATTGGGACATGCTGATGGAGCGGCGGACCCGCGAGGAACTCGAAGAGGTCCTCGAGGAGCGGCTGGCCGTTCTGCGGTCCGGGGCGATGAACCTTGCGGTGCATCCCCGGGACAGCCGCAAGTCGGCGTAG